A window of Hypnocyclicus thermotrophus contains these coding sequences:
- a CDS encoding THUMP domain-containing class I SAM-dependent RNA methyltransferase, whose product MTLIATTTMGLEAIVKKELLNLGYTDFKVFDGQIEINCRIKDIPILNISLRCADRIYLKMGEFKATTFEELFQNTKRLSWGEILPVDANFPISWISSVKSKLFSKRDSQSIIKKAIVEKLKEKYKVSRFEEDGASYKIKVQIKKDIVKIMIDTSGDPLHKRGYRAKHNEAPIKETLAAALVYLANAMKKDIIIDPTCGTGTLLIEAAMIAKNIMPGVNRNFVSEKWNIIDENIWIDVRDKAFSNERTTNKKFIGYDIDKSIVDLAIENAENAYVDDIIIFKNKDLRNLKNRENYTNGVIISNPPYGVRLEDEDYVINLYKEMGLIYKKYYKDFEFYLITSNEDFERYFGKKSDKNRKLYNGGIKCYYYQYFNRKQKNN is encoded by the coding sequence ATTACTTTAATAGCGACAACAACTATGGGACTTGAAGCTATAGTAAAAAAAGAATTATTAAACTTAGGATATACTGATTTTAAAGTATTTGATGGACAAATTGAAATAAATTGTAGAATAAAGGATATACCAATATTAAATATATCTCTTCGCTGTGCAGATAGAATATATTTAAAAATGGGTGAATTTAAAGCTACAACATTTGAAGAACTTTTTCAAAATACTAAGAGACTTTCTTGGGGAGAAATATTACCAGTTGATGCAAACTTTCCTATATCATGGATAAGTTCTGTAAAATCAAAACTTTTTAGTAAAAGAGATTCTCAATCAATAATAAAAAAAGCTATTGTTGAAAAATTAAAAGAAAAATACAAAGTAAGTAGATTTGAAGAGGATGGAGCAAGTTATAAAATAAAAGTACAAATAAAAAAAGATATTGTAAAAATAATGATTGATACATCTGGAGATCCTCTTCATAAAAGAGGTTATAGAGCAAAACACAATGAAGCACCAATAAAAGAAACTTTAGCAGCAGCGTTAGTTTATTTAGCTAATGCAATGAAAAAAGATATAATTATAGATCCTACTTGTGGGACAGGAACTTTACTTATAGAAGCTGCAATGATAGCTAAAAATATTATGCCTGGTGTAAATAGAAATTTTGTCTCTGAAAAATGGAATATAATTGATGAAAATATTTGGATTGATGTTAGAGATAAAGCTTTTTCAAATGAAAGAACAACTAATAAAAAGTTTATTGGCTATGATATAGATAAAAGTATAGTTGATTTAGCAATAGAAAATGCAGAAAATGCTTATGTTGATGATATAATTATTTTTAAAAACAAAGATTTAAGAAACTTAAAAAATAGAGAAAATTATACAAATGGCGTTATAATTTCTAATCCACCATATGGTGTAAGACTAGAAGATGAAGATTACGTAATTAATTTGTATAAAGAGATGGGACTAATATATAAAAAATATTATAAAGATTTTGAGTTTTATTTAATTACTTCAAATGAAGATTTTGAAAGATATTTTGGGAAAAAATCTGATAAAAATAGAAAACTATATAATGGTGGGATAAAGTGTTATTATTATCAGTATTTTAATAGAAAACAAAAAAATAATTGA
- a CDS encoding ZIP family metal transporter has translation MLEKMLTINPILLALLATLFTWFMTALGSAMVFFFKEINKKLLNAMLGFAAGVMIAASFWSLLSPAIEMAEKRGEIGWVPALVGFLGGGAFLYLLDRILPHLHMGLEIDEAEGIKTHLQRSILLVLAITLHNIPEGFAVGVAFGVLANNPTTGALAGALALALGIGIQNFPEGAAVSIPLRREKMSRLKAFNYGQLSGIVEPIAGVIGAYLVFIIEPLLPYALSFAAGAMIFVVVEELIPESQLGHETDMSTLGALLGFAVMMFLDVALG, from the coding sequence ATGTTAGAAAAAATGTTAACGATAAATCCTATTTTATTAGCATTATTAGCGACTCTATTTACATGGTTTATGACTGCTCTAGGATCAGCCATGGTTTTCTTTTTTAAAGAAATAAATAAAAAGTTATTAAATGCTATGTTAGGATTTGCAGCAGGAGTAATGATTGCGGCAAGTTTTTGGTCATTACTTAGTCCAGCAATTGAAATGGCTGAAAAAAGAGGAGAAATAGGTTGGGTTCCAGCCTTAGTAGGATTTTTAGGTGGAGGGGCTTTTTTATATCTATTAGATAGAATTTTACCTCATTTACATATGGGATTAGAAATAGATGAAGCCGAAGGAATAAAAACTCATTTACAAAGAAGTATTCTTTTAGTATTAGCAATTACACTTCATAATATACCCGAAGGATTTGCAGTAGGAGTAGCTTTCGGAGTATTAGCAAATAATCCAACAACAGGAGCTTTAGCAGGAGCTTTAGCATTAGCATTAGGTATAGGAATCCAAAATTTTCCCGAAGGAGCAGCAGTATCTATACCACTTCGTAGAGAAAAAATGTCTAGATTAAAAGCTTTTAATTATGGTCAATTATCTGGTATAGTAGAACCAATTGCCGGTGTAATAGGAGCATATCTAGTTTTTATTATAGAACCTTTATTACCATATGCGCTTTCTTTTGCAGCAGGGGCTATGATATTTGTAGTTGTAGAAGAATTAATTCCAGAATCTCAACTAGGGCATGAGACAGATATGTCGACGTTAGGAGCACTTTTAGGATTTGCAGTAATGATGTTTTTAGATGTAGCACTAGGATAG
- the speD gene encoding adenosylmethionine decarboxylase yields the protein MKLDTLGRHILVEYYNCDEEILKNVELIQELMNEAARVAGATIVNSVFHHFNPWGVSGAVIISESHLTIHTWPEYGYAAVDLFTCGDTVNPWKGFDYLEKMLKSDRSESIEIPRGMTEKIKKYYPKPLEKIVFKPENN from the coding sequence ATGAAACTTGATACTTTAGGAAGACATATTTTAGTTGAGTATTACAATTGTGATGAGGAAATTTTAAAAAATGTTGAACTTATTCAAGAATTAATGAATGAAGCTGCAAGAGTCGCCGGTGCTACTATTGTAAATAGTGTATTTCATCATTTTAATCCTTGGGGAGTAAGTGGAGCGGTGATTATTTCTGAATCACATTTGACTATACACACTTGGCCAGAATATGGCTATGCTGCAGTTGATTTATTTACATGTGGAGACACTGTGAATCCATGGAAAGGTTTTGATTATTTAGAAAAAATGTTAAAATCTGATAGAAGTGAATCGATAGAAATTCCTAGAGGAATGACTGAAAAAATCAAAAAGTATTATCCAAAACCATTAGAAAAAATTGTGTTTAAACCAGAAAATAATTAA
- a CDS encoding histidine phosphatase family protein yields the protein MNIYIIRHGETEWNIVKKWQGHKNSNLTELGKLQAEKLANKLKNIKFNKIYSSPLGRAYDTAKILKGNRDIDIELDNRLKEINMGVLEGLDREIGIKKYGNTIEQFWNYPHLYNHKEINGESFYSLNNRTKEFLEEIIKKYNKNEHIVIVSHGVTIKSFLFNIKNKNIKEFWDGGHVKNTALTHIYFDNEFKIIKYLDNSHLQ from the coding sequence ATGAATATTTATATAATAAGGCATGGAGAAACAGAATGGAATATCGTAAAAAAATGGCAAGGGCATAAAAATTCTAATCTAACTGAATTAGGCAAATTACAAGCAGAAAAACTTGCAAACAAATTAAAAAATATCAAGTTTAATAAAATTTATTCAAGTCCTTTAGGGAGAGCATATGATACTGCTAAAATTTTAAAAGGAAATAGAGATATTGATATAGAATTAGATAACAGATTAAAAGAAATTAATATGGGAGTATTAGAAGGACTTGATAGAGAAATTGGGATTAAAAAGTATGGTAATACTATAGAACAATTTTGGAATTATCCACATTTATATAATCATAAAGAAATAAATGGAGAAAGCTTTTATAGTTTAAATAATCGAACAAAAGAATTTTTAGAAGAAATAATAAAAAAATATAATAAAAATGAACACATAGTTATAGTATCACATGGTGTAACTATAAAATCATTTTTATTTAATATAAAAAATAAAAATATAAAAGAATTTTGGGATGGAGGGCATGTAAAAAATACAGCACTTACACATATTTATTTTGATAATGAATTTAAAATTATTAAATATTTAGATAATTCACATTTACAGTAG
- a CDS encoding aminotransferase class I/II-fold pyridoxal phosphate-dependent enzyme translates to MVKIERKNLNHSVTPLFDALKQFKKDNIIPFDVPGHKAGKGLPEFTDYFGKRIMEVDVNSMKQLDNLANPTSVIKEAEELMADAYNADHAFFLINGTTSGVQAMIMSCCKPGDKIILPRNAHKSAVNALILCSAIPIYVQADIRNDLGIVMGVSHKEIEKAIRENPDAKAVFLLNPNYYGAVSELKEIIKIAHEHNMSVLVDEAHGAHLNFHPDFPKSATTLGADMAATSLHKTGGSLTQSSILLLNEGRISKNKVKKILNLTQSTSASYLLMSSLDVARKNLVLNGREKFDKILKHIRYIRNELNKIEGIYAFGKEIIDKKGIADFDESKLGINVAKLGLSGFEVYDILRDDYSIQMELADTYNVLAIISIGDTEENLNKLLEAFKDISKRFKGTKHIIEHPTLENPKVVLSPREAFYAEKENAILDDCINRISGESIMVYPPGIPIITPGEKITKDMINYIKFLKTQDTVFNGAEDPDINYIKVVK, encoded by the coding sequence GTGGTCAAAATAGAAAGAAAAAATCTAAATCATAGTGTAACTCCTCTTTTTGATGCTTTAAAACAATTTAAAAAGGACAATATAATTCCTTTTGATGTTCCAGGTCATAAAGCAGGAAAAGGATTGCCTGAATTTACTGATTATTTTGGAAAAAGAATAATGGAAGTCGATGTAAATTCGATGAAACAATTGGACAATTTAGCTAATCCTACTAGTGTAATAAAAGAAGCTGAAGAATTAATGGCTGATGCTTATAATGCAGATCATGCTTTTTTTCTAATAAATGGAACTACTTCTGGAGTTCAAGCAATGATTATGAGTTGTTGTAAGCCTGGAGATAAGATAATCTTACCTAGAAACGCTCATAAAAGTGCTGTTAATGCATTAATATTATGTTCTGCTATCCCTATATATGTACAGGCAGATATAAGAAATGATTTAGGTATAGTAATGGGAGTATCACATAAAGAAATAGAAAAAGCAATTAGAGAAAATCCAGATGCAAAAGCTGTATTTTTATTAAATCCAAACTATTATGGTGCTGTTTCTGAATTAAAAGAAATTATTAAAATCGCTCATGAACATAACATGTCAGTACTCGTAGATGAAGCTCATGGTGCACATTTAAATTTCCATCCTGATTTTCCTAAAAGTGCAACTACTCTTGGTGCTGATATGGCTGCTACAAGTTTACATAAAACAGGTGGTTCTTTAACTCAGAGCTCTATCCTTTTATTAAATGAGGGAAGAATAAGTAAAAATAAAGTAAAAAAAATTTTAAATCTCACTCAATCCACTAGTGCATCGTATTTATTAATGAGTAGTTTAGATGTAGCTAGAAAAAATCTTGTTTTAAATGGAAGAGAAAAATTTGATAAAATATTAAAACATATAAGATATATTAGAAATGAATTAAACAAAATCGAGGGTATATATGCGTTTGGAAAAGAAATTATAGATAAAAAAGGAATCGCAGATTTTGATGAATCTAAACTTGGAATCAACGTGGCAAAACTAGGTCTTAGTGGGTTTGAAGTATATGATATTCTTAGAGATGATTATTCTATTCAAATGGAACTTGCAGACACTTATAACGTTCTTGCAATAATAAGTATTGGGGATACCGAAGAAAACTTAAATAAACTTTTAGAAGCTTTTAAAGATATTTCTAAAAGATTTAAAGGTACTAAACATATAATAGAACATCCAACACTAGAAAATCCAAAGGTTGTTTTATCACCTAGAGAAGCTTTTTACGCAGAAAAAGAAAATGCTATTTTAGATGATTGTATAAATAGAATTAGTGGTGAATCTATAATGGTTTATCCTCCAGGGATTCCAATAATTACACCTGGAGAAAAAATAACAAAAGATATGATTAATTATATAAAATTTTTAAAAACTCAAGATACTGTGTTTAATGGGGCAGAAGACCCTGATATAAATTATATAAAAGTTGTAAAATAA
- a CDS encoding M18 family aminopeptidase: protein MEKEFLKFVYDSPTAFNAVDNIKKILLKENFIELDMSQKWNLEKKGKYFIIKNNSSLFAFQIGEENIKETGFKIIGSHTDSPGFKIKPNPEIIIENYMKLNIEVYGGPIYNTWLDRPLSIAGRIILKDLTTKIVNINKPLLIIPNLAIHQNREVNKGISLNPQENLLPIIEIMTKKLEKENYLLNIISKETEININQILDFELFLYEYDKGSTIGLNNEMISSSRIDNLASVFTSLNALINNKNNKNTKIIACFDNEEIGSTTLQGADSLSLSYLLEKICYGLELNREDFISSLEKSFIISADGAHAFHPNYSNKGDITNKLLMNNGIAIKYSSNYSYTSNAYSASYIKKICKENNIKYQYFLNRSDTRGGSTIGPISQSNLPINSVDIGIPMLAMHSIRELCGTEDLKLLNKLLNKFFEK from the coding sequence ATGGAAAAAGAGTTTTTAAAATTTGTATATGATAGCCCTACTGCGTTTAATGCTGTAGATAATATAAAAAAAATTTTATTAAAAGAAAATTTTATTGAATTAGATATGTCACAAAAATGGAATCTTGAAAAAAAAGGTAAATATTTTATTATTAAAAATAATAGCAGTTTATTTGCTTTTCAAATAGGTGAAGAAAATATAAAAGAAACAGGTTTTAAAATAATAGGAAGTCATACAGATAGTCCAGGATTTAAGATAAAACCAAATCCTGAAATAATAATAGAAAATTATATGAAATTAAATATTGAAGTATATGGAGGACCTATATATAATACTTGGCTTGATAGGCCATTATCTATTGCAGGAAGAATAATATTAAAAGATTTGACTACTAAAATAGTAAATATAAATAAACCACTACTAATAATACCAAATTTAGCTATTCATCAAAATAGAGAAGTGAATAAAGGCATATCATTAAATCCACAAGAAAATTTACTTCCGATAATAGAAATAATGACAAAAAAATTAGAAAAAGAAAACTATTTATTAAATATTATTTCAAAAGAAACGGAAATTAATATTAATCAAATATTAGATTTTGAATTATTTTTATATGAATACGATAAAGGAAGTACAATCGGATTAAATAACGAGATGATTTCTTCTAGTAGAATAGATAATTTAGCTTCTGTATTTACTAGTTTAAATGCATTAATTAATAATAAAAATAATAAAAACACAAAAATTATAGCTTGTTTTGATAATGAAGAAATAGGAAGTACAACTCTTCAGGGGGCTGACTCTCTTTCATTATCTTATTTATTAGAAAAGATTTGTTATGGTCTGGAATTAAACAGAGAAGATTTTATATCTTCACTTGAAAAAAGTTTTATAATTTCAGCTGATGGAGCACATGCTTTTCATCCTAATTACTCAAATAAAGGAGATATAACAAATAAATTGCTTATGAATAATGGTATTGCAATTAAATATTCTTCAAATTATTCGTATACTTCTAATGCTTATAGTGCAAGCTATATAAAGAAAATATGTAAAGAAAATAATATAAAATATCAATATTTTTTAAATAGATCTGATACTAGAGGTGGTTCAACAATAGGTCCAATTTCTCAATCAAATTTACCAATAAATTCTGTTGACATAGGTATACCTATGCTTGCTATGCATTCTATAAGAGAACTATGCGGAACAGAAGATTTAAAATTATTAAATAAATTATTAAATAAATTTTTTGAAAAATAA
- the speE gene encoding polyamine aminopropyltransferase codes for MELWFTENHSEGARFSIKIKEHIHSEKSKFQQIDFFDSYEFGRFFTLDGYVMVTEKDEFIYHDMIAHAPMATNPNIKNVLIIGGGDGGSVRELTRYSSIEKIDMVEIDERVVRCCQKYLPITASKLEDRRVNLYFEDGVKFVENKENIYDLIIVDSTDPIGPGEGLFTTEFYKNCYKALTNNGILINQNESPYYPFNAREMKRSHKKIKSIFPLSKIYQFHMPTYGSGHWLFGFASKGIDPIKDFKPKEWLKLGLKTKYYNIDIHKGAFALPTYVQEMLKNLED; via the coding sequence ATGGAATTATGGTTTACTGAAAATCACTCTGAGGGAGCAAGATTTTCAATCAAAATAAAAGAACATATTCACTCTGAAAAAAGTAAATTTCAACAAATAGATTTTTTTGATTCTTATGAATTTGGTAGGTTTTTCACATTAGATGGTTATGTAATGGTAACAGAAAAAGATGAATTTATTTATCATGATATGATAGCTCATGCACCAATGGCCACAAATCCAAACATTAAAAATGTACTTATAATTGGTGGTGGTGATGGTGGAAGTGTCCGTGAATTAACTAGATATTCTTCTATTGAAAAAATAGATATGGTCGAAATAGATGAAAGAGTTGTTAGATGTTGCCAAAAATATTTACCTATTACCGCATCAAAGCTTGAAGATAGAAGAGTAAATCTTTATTTTGAAGATGGCGTAAAATTTGTAGAAAATAAGGAAAATATTTATGATCTAATAATTGTAGATTCTACTGATCCTATTGGGCCTGGCGAAGGATTATTTACTACAGAATTTTATAAAAATTGTTATAAAGCTCTAACTAATAATGGAATACTTATCAATCAAAATGAAAGTCCATATTATCCGTTTAATGCTAGAGAAATGAAAAGAAGTCATAAGAAAATTAAATCAATTTTTCCTTTAAGTAAAATATATCAATTTCATATGCCTACATATGGTTCTGGGCATTGGTTGTTTGGATTTGCTTCAAAAGGAATTGATCCAATAAAAGATTTTAAACCTAAAGAATGGTTAAAATTAGGATTAAAAACAAAATACTATAATATTGATATTCATAAAGGTGCATTTGCACTTCCAACTTATGTACAAGAAATGTTAAAAAACCTTGAAGATTAA
- a CDS encoding thioredoxin family protein: MYLENIEKIKGIIETKDIVIFYVSSTGCNACESLKPKVEALAKKLEIEFVEAKVDVVEEIRDVYRILAAPTVALFVDKKEILRDGVFINLPDLESKINRYKKLLRD, encoded by the coding sequence ATGTATTTAGAAAATATAGAAAAAATTAAAGGAATAATTGAGACAAAGGATATAGTTATATTTTATGTATCATCTACAGGTTGTAATGCTTGTGAATCATTAAAACCTAAAGTTGAAGCATTAGCTAAAAAATTAGAAATTGAGTTTGTTGAAGCAAAAGTAGATGTGGTTGAAGAAATAAGAGATGTATATAGAATTTTAGCTGCTCCGACAGTAGCATTATTTGTAGATAAAAAAGAGATTCTTAGAGATGGTGTATTTATTAATTTACCTGATTTAGAATCTAAAATTAATAGATACAAAAAACTATTGAGAGATTAA
- the dinB gene encoding DNA polymerase IV — protein MKKQVIMHYDMDAFYASIEIRDNAKLKGKPVIVGTRVITTCNYEARKYGLHSAMSVTEARKLCPNGIYLNVDKNKYIKVAYQIQNLIKKLTDNIEFIAFDEGYIDITNIINKYPSYEYFIKKFKKRIYIHTKLTCSVGIGYNKLTAKLASEVNKPGGFFIIKNNKEYYEYFKEKDIKILPGIGEKTQKFLRQNNINRIREIKEKNYYFLKEILGSSKAQLLYDYSRGIDYRKIKTERKYKSIGNEITFKFNTDNKIIIFNTLDDIFNKIYKRLINKKYYAKTLVLKIRFEDRHIITRSKTLKDFSENKIEFIKLLEEFKKEFDYKNKIRLIGLTFSNIITHKNEQLTLIKKKLD, from the coding sequence ATGAAAAAGCAAGTTATAATGCATTATGATATGGATGCATTTTATGCTTCAATTGAAATAAGAGATAATGCAAAATTAAAAGGGAAGCCTGTAATTGTAGGAACTCGTGTAATAACAACTTGTAATTATGAAGCTAGGAAGTATGGGTTGCATTCTGCAATGAGTGTAACTGAAGCACGGAAATTATGTCCAAATGGAATATATCTTAATGTAGATAAAAATAAATATATAAAAGTTGCATATCAAATTCAAAATTTAATTAAAAAATTAACCGATAATATAGAATTTATTGCATTTGATGAAGGTTATATTGATATAACAAATATTATAAATAAATATCCTAGTTATGAGTATTTTATAAAAAAGTTTAAAAAAAGAATTTATATACATACAAAACTTACTTGCTCAGTAGGGATAGGATATAATAAGTTAACTGCTAAATTGGCAAGTGAAGTAAATAAACCAGGAGGATTTTTTATTATAAAAAATAATAAAGAATATTATGAATATTTTAAAGAAAAAGATATAAAAATTTTACCAGGAATAGGAGAAAAAACACAAAAATTTTTAAGACAGAATAATATAAATAGAATAAGAGAAATCAAAGAAAAAAATTATTATTTTTTAAAAGAAATTTTAGGAAGTAGTAAGGCTCAATTACTTTATGATTATAGTAGAGGAATAGACTATCGAAAAATTAAAACTGAAAGAAAATATAAATCTATAGGGAATGAAATCACTTTTAAATTTAATACAGATAATAAAATTATTATTTTTAATACACTTGATGATATTTTTAATAAAATTTATAAAAGACTGATAAATAAAAAATATTATGCAAAGACACTTGTGTTAAAAATAAGATTTGAAGATAGACACATAATTACTCGTTCTAAAACTTTAAAAGATTTTAGTGAGAATAAAATAGAATTTATTAAATTATTAGAAGAATTTAAAAAGGAATTTGATTATAAAAATAAGATAAGATTAATAGGATTAACATTTTCAAATATAATTACTCATAAAAATGAACAATTAACTTTAATTAAAAAAAAATTAGATTAA
- a CDS encoding CPBP family intramembrane glutamic endopeptidase produces MNYKKIEDNLWEIFLLSIIFRFLIILPINFIMIILPNLIKLPEITMTEKEIWITLLFISPIFEELLFRKFLFGLIAKYNFWWAIFISTFIYSLFGVDFISLSLLNVFFIFIYYTTKNIWYAIYSHFVFNAFARIIIFYKIDIFIEKYLEIKSIKIILIILILSLIYPFYKIAIKFYLRNRKDNYE; encoded by the coding sequence ATGAATTACAAAAAAATAGAAGATAACTTATGGGAAATATTTTTGCTTAGTATAATTTTTAGGTTTTTAATAATTTTACCAATTAATTTTATAATGATTATTTTACCAAATTTAATAAAATTACCCGAAATCACAATGACTGAAAAAGAAATATGGATAACACTTTTATTTATTTCACCTATATTTGAAGAACTTTTATTTAGAAAATTTTTATTTGGATTAATAGCAAAATATAATTTTTGGTGGGCGATTTTTATTTCGACTTTTATATATTCTTTATTTGGAGTAGATTTTATAAGTTTATCATTATTAAATGTTTTTTTTATCTTTATTTATTACACTACTAAAAATATATGGTATGCAATATATTCACATTTTGTTTTTAATGCATTTGCAAGAATAATAATATTTTATAAAATAGATATTTTTATTGAGAAATATTTAGAAATTAAATCAATAAAAATTATTCTTATTATTTTAATATTGAGTTTAATTTATCCATTTTATAAAATAGCAATAAAATTTTATTTAAGAAATAGAAAGGACAATTATGAATAA
- a CDS encoding TrmB family transcriptional regulator has protein sequence MSKFGFTEIESKVYYELIKNPNSNGSQIAKILNLPRTSVYSALDKLLKKGCVFLLAENDSNKYIALESSKLLKKLKKEYMEGIELLNDEFKKISINDENNQYININGEEIFFEKIREMIKNAKEEIYINTNFDLNLFEKEFLELKKKKIRIILFTFEDIDYSHLGIEVFSKKFTGKCRDDYKRMMIVIDMKEACIGEKGRNKELIGSFTKNRLLIDIVTEHIHHDIYLTNLSNFYNIDMNKIKINTKHENLFN, from the coding sequence TTGTCAAAATTTGGATTTACAGAAATAGAATCAAAAGTTTATTATGAACTTATTAAAAATCCAAATTCAAATGGTTCTCAAATAGCTAAAATTCTTAATTTACCTCGAACTTCAGTGTACTCAGCATTAGATAAGCTTTTAAAAAAAGGTTGTGTATTTTTGCTTGCTGAAAATGATAGTAATAAATATATCGCACTCGAATCTAGTAAACTTCTTAAAAAACTAAAAAAAGAGTATATGGAAGGTATAGAATTATTAAATGATGAATTTAAAAAAATTTCTATTAATGATGAAAATAATCAATACATAAATATTAATGGTGAAGAAATATTTTTTGAAAAAATACGTGAAATGATTAAAAATGCAAAAGAAGAAATATATATAAATACAAATTTTGATTTAAATTTATTTGAAAAAGAATTTTTAGAACTAAAAAAGAAAAAAATAAGAATTATTCTATTTACTTTTGAAGATATTGATTATTCACATTTAGGAATAGAGGTTTTTAGTAAAAAATTTACTGGAAAATGTCGTGATGATTATAAGCGTATGATGATTGTTATTGATATGAAAGAAGCCTGCATTGGAGAAAAAGGAAGAAATAAAGAGTTGATAGGTAGTTTTACAAAAAATAGATTACTTATTGATATAGTTACAGAACATATTCATCATGATATTTATCTTACTAATTTATCAAATTTTTATAATATCGATATGAATAAAATAAAAATAAATACTAAGCATGAAAATTTGTTTAATTAA